In the Hyphomonadaceae bacterium BL14 genome, one interval contains:
- the rplT gene encoding 50S ribosomal protein L20: MSRVSTGPARLARRKKVLEQAKGFYGRRKNTIRIARQAVEKAGQYAYRDRRAKKRVFRALWIQRINAAARLNGLTYASFINGLNKAGIELDRKVLSDIAIHEPEAFTSLAEQAKQALA; the protein is encoded by the coding sequence ATGTCCCGCGTTTCCACCGGTCCGGCGCGTCTCGCCCGGAGAAAAAAAGTTCTTGAGCAGGCGAAAGGCTTTTACGGCCGCCGCAAGAACACCATCCGCATCGCCCGTCAGGCTGTCGAAAAGGCCGGCCAGTACGCCTATCGCGACCGCCGCGCCAAGAAGCGCGTGTTCCGCGCGCTCTGGATCCAGCGCATCAATGCGGCGGCCCGTCTCAACGGTCTGACCTATGCCAGCTTCATCAACGGCCTGAACAAGGCCGGCATCGAGCTGGACCGCAAAGTGCTGTCCGACATCGCCATCCACGAGCCTGAAGCGTTTACGTCGCTGGCCGAGCAGGCCAAGCAGGCGCTGGCGTAA
- the rpmI gene encoding 50S ribosomal protein L35, with translation MSKMKTKSGAKKRFKVTATGKILAAQSGKRHGMIKRTPKQIRQKRGTVALSAPDAKIVKRSYFPYSR, from the coding sequence ATGTCGAAGATGAAGACCAAAAGCGGCGCCAAAAAGCGCTTCAAGGTCACGGCCACAGGCAAGATCCTGGCCGCTCAGTCTGGCAAGCGCCACGGCATGATCAAGCGGACCCCGAAACAGATCCGCCAGAAACGCGGCACCGTCGCCCTCTCGGCACCGGACGCGAAGATCGTCAAGCGTTCCTACTTCCCGTACAGCCGCTAG
- a CDS encoding peptidase S1, translating into MIRTLVTAAFAVTALAGVASAQNFSLNPAYGTISLSGGFTPDPRVVNLQAGGSISARNVSSSCAGFIADAPDVRLQFSAGSLPLIISTRSSADTTLVINGPDGSWYCDDDSGQGFNASIRFNNPQSGQYDIWVGTFSSGSLQSAGLYISEISSQ; encoded by the coding sequence ATGATTCGCACTCTCGTGACTGCGGCGTTCGCCGTAACCGCTCTGGCTGGTGTGGCTTCAGCGCAGAACTTTTCGCTGAACCCGGCCTACGGCACTATCTCGCTGTCGGGCGGCTTCACGCCTGATCCGCGCGTCGTCAACCTGCAGGCAGGCGGCAGCATTTCGGCACGCAACGTCTCGTCCAGCTGCGCCGGTTTCATCGCTGATGCGCCGGATGTGCGCCTTCAGTTTTCGGCTGGCAGCCTGCCGCTGATCATCTCCACCAGGTCTTCGGCCGACACCACGCTGGTGATCAATGGTCCGGACGGCTCCTGGTACTGTGACGACGATAGCGGCCAGGGCTTTAACGCCTCCATCCGCTTCAACAACCCGCAATCGGGCCAGTATGACATCTGGGTCGGGACGTTCTCGTCCGGCTCGCTGCAATCTGCCGGGCTCTACATCTCGGAAATCAGCAGCCAGTAA
- a CDS encoding ATP-binding cassette domain-containing protein — protein MAAPPLLTLAGIRLTFGATPLLTGADMIVGAGERIGLVGRNGSGKSSFLKIAAGLIEADSGDRFVHPGSTLRYLPQEPDLGGHASVIDYIRAGLTDGDDAYRADYLCEHLSLDPDAAPASLSGGEARRAALARCLAPQPDILLLDEPTNHLDLPAIEWLEGELKSWRGALVLISHDRRFLETLTRAVVWIDRGVTRRMDKGFAHFEAWRDEVFAAEEAERHKLSRQIAREEHWMRYGVTARRTRNMRRVGEFQAMKAQLKAWRGPQGAAAMSLSDADRSGKLVIEAEGLSKRFEDRVIVQDLSLRIARGDRLALIGPNGAGKTTLIRMLTGQMPPDKGQVRLGANLDIAALDQSRAALQPDWTVTEAIAPGGGERVEVGGVSKHVAAYMKDFLFQPEQARTPVRALSGGERARLMLARALALPSNLLVLDEPTNDLDLETLDLLEELIGDYAGTVILVSHDRDFIDRTATATLAYESDGVWRLFAGGYSDMSTQRGSGVTARAASNPVTARDAAPQQGVRSKPQNRAKLSFKDKHALESLPVEIETLTGRITALESELADSGLFTCDHARFEAASAELERLTKKKAEKEDRWLELEMLREEIEGG, from the coding sequence ATGGCCGCTCCTCCCCTCCTGACCCTCGCCGGCATCCGCCTGACCTTTGGTGCGACGCCCCTGTTGACCGGAGCCGACATGATTGTCGGTGCCGGCGAGCGCATCGGGCTGGTCGGGCGTAACGGATCGGGGAAATCCTCCTTCCTGAAAATCGCCGCCGGCCTGATCGAGGCCGATAGCGGGGACCGCTTCGTCCACCCCGGATCGACCCTGCGCTATCTGCCCCAGGAACCCGATCTGGGCGGACATGCCAGTGTCATCGACTATATCCGCGCCGGGCTCACCGATGGCGATGACGCCTACCGCGCCGACTATCTGTGCGAGCATCTCAGCCTTGATCCTGACGCCGCGCCGGCAAGCCTTTCGGGCGGCGAAGCCAGGCGGGCTGCTCTGGCACGCTGCCTGGCACCGCAGCCGGACATCCTGCTGCTAGACGAGCCGACCAACCATCTGGATCTTCCGGCGATCGAATGGCTGGAAGGCGAGCTGAAAAGCTGGCGCGGGGCGCTGGTTCTGATCAGTCACGACCGGCGCTTTCTGGAGACGCTGACACGCGCCGTGGTGTGGATTGACCGCGGCGTGACCCGCCGCATGGACAAGGGCTTTGCCCATTTCGAGGCCTGGCGCGATGAGGTCTTCGCCGCCGAGGAGGCCGAGCGCCACAAGCTGTCGCGCCAGATCGCACGTGAAGAACACTGGATGCGCTATGGCGTGACCGCACGGCGCACGCGCAACATGCGCCGGGTCGGCGAGTTCCAGGCCATGAAGGCGCAGCTCAAGGCCTGGCGCGGCCCGCAAGGGGCGGCGGCCATGTCACTGAGCGATGCAGACCGCTCAGGCAAGCTGGTGATCGAGGCTGAAGGCCTGTCCAAGCGGTTTGAAGACCGGGTGATCGTGCAGGACCTGTCCTTGCGTATCGCCCGCGGCGACCGGCTGGCGCTGATCGGACCCAATGGCGCGGGCAAGACCACGCTGATCCGCATGCTGACAGGCCAGATGCCGCCCGACAAAGGCCAGGTCCGGCTGGGTGCCAATCTCGATATTGCCGCGCTGGACCAGAGCCGCGCCGCCCTGCAGCCTGACTGGACGGTGACCGAAGCCATCGCACCCGGCGGCGGTGAGCGGGTCGAGGTGGGCGGCGTGAGCAAGCACGTGGCCGCCTATATGAAGGACTTTCTGTTCCAGCCCGAACAGGCGCGCACGCCCGTGCGGGCCCTGTCAGGCGGCGAACGCGCCCGGCTGATGCTGGCGCGCGCACTGGCCCTGCCATCCAATCTGCTCGTGCTTGACGAGCCGACCAACGACCTCGATCTGGAGACGCTGGACCTGCTGGAAGAGCTGATCGGCGACTATGCCGGAACGGTGATTCTGGTGAGCCACGACCGCGATTTCATCGACCGGACGGCCACGGCCACACTGGCTTATGAAAGCGATGGCGTCTGGCGGCTGTTCGCCGGGGGCTATTCGGACATGTCCACCCAGCGCGGCAGCGGCGTCACCGCCCGCGCAGCCTCGAACCCGGTCACCGCGCGCGACGCCGCGCCCCAGCAGGGCGTGCGCTCCAAACCCCAGAACCGCGCCAAGCTGTCATTCAAGGACAAGCACGCTCTGGAATCCCTGCCCGTCGAGATCGAGACCCTGACCGGCCGCATCACTGCCCTGGAGAGCGAACTGGCCGATTCAGGCTTGTTCACCTGCGACCATGCCCGCTTTGAAGCGGCCAGCGCAGAGCTGGAGCGCCTGACCAAGAAAAAAGCGGAGAAAGAGGATCGCTGGCTGGAGCTGGAAATGCTGCGCGAGGAAATCGAAGGCGGCTAG
- a CDS encoding S41 family peptidase, translating to MRLLIIASAVLFGIGAATLGMSQETPDRERAEMFRQLELFGDVLSRVESDFVVETDKAALIEAAINGMLGSLDPHSRYLPPEAFQDMQTTTRGEYFGIGIEVTFRNDMVTIVSPMAGTPGEEAGLEANDVILAVDGENMVGAGMDAAVDRIRGPAGEPVTLTIGREGQEPFEVTVVRAAVEVRSVVYNMDEDLPYLRITTFNENTTERVVAALRDMTTAQGGPLPGLILDVRSNPGGLLEQSVTVAGLFLDRGEVVSTRGRDPRDTRRYNAEAGDMLAGAPIVVLVNAGSASASEIVAGALQDRQRATVLGLPSFGKGSMQTVVPLRGGRDGALRLTTARYYTPAGRSIQGQGVIPDILVAPRQITPETRIMSGEADLRNALANEAEESEPPFQFEDIRQPPEDWETGEDFQLHTAREELRARMARREARL from the coding sequence ATGCGCCTTCTGATCATTGCTTCCGCCGTCCTGTTCGGCATCGGGGCTGCCACGCTGGGCATGTCGCAGGAGACGCCGGACCGCGAGCGGGCCGAGATGTTCCGCCAGCTGGAGCTGTTCGGCGATGTGCTCAGCCGGGTCGAGTCCGACTTCGTGGTCGAGACCGACAAGGCAGCGCTGATCGAAGCGGCCATCAACGGCATGCTCGGCTCGCTGGATCCCCATTCGCGCTACCTGCCGCCCGAAGCCTTCCAGGACATGCAGACCACGACGCGCGGCGAATATTTCGGCATCGGCATCGAGGTGACCTTCCGCAATGACATGGTGACCATCGTGTCGCCCATGGCCGGCACTCCCGGTGAAGAGGCCGGCCTGGAAGCCAATGACGTGATCCTGGCTGTGGATGGTGAGAACATGGTCGGGGCCGGCATGGACGCCGCCGTGGACCGCATTCGCGGACCTGCCGGAGAGCCGGTCACGCTGACGATCGGGCGCGAAGGCCAGGAGCCGTTCGAGGTTACCGTTGTGCGCGCCGCCGTCGAGGTGCGCTCGGTGGTCTACAATATGGACGAAGACCTGCCATACTTGCGCATCACCACTTTCAACGAGAACACGACCGAGCGCGTGGTCGCCGCCCTGCGCGACATGACGACTGCGCAAGGCGGGCCGCTGCCCGGCCTGATCCTGGACGTTCGGTCCAACCCCGGCGGCCTGCTGGAGCAATCGGTGACGGTTGCTGGCCTGTTCCTGGACCGCGGGGAAGTGGTGTCCACGCGCGGACGCGACCCGCGCGATACGCGCCGCTACAACGCCGAAGCAGGCGACATGCTGGCGGGCGCGCCGATTGTAGTTCTGGTCAATGCCGGCTCGGCGAGCGCATCGGAAATCGTCGCGGGCGCCCTGCAGGACCGCCAGCGCGCGACCGTGCTTGGCCTGCCGAGCTTCGGCAAAGGGTCCATGCAGACCGTGGTGCCGCTGCGCGGGGGCCGCGATGGTGCCCTGCGCCTGACCACCGCGCGCTACTACACCCCGGCGGGGCGCTCGATCCAGGGCCAGGGCGTCATCCCTGACATTCTGGTTGCGCCGCGCCAGATCACGCCCGAGACGCGGATCATGTCGGGAGAGGCGGACCTGCGCAATGCGCTGGCCAACGAGGCAGAAGAGTCCGAGCCGCCCTTCCAATTCGAGGATATCCGCCAGCCGCCCGAAGACTGGGAGACCGGTGAAGATTTCCAGCTGCACACGGCCCGTGAGGAATTGCGAGCCCGTATGGCCCGGCGCGAGGCGCGCCTGTAG
- a CDS encoding peptidoglycan DD-metalloendopeptidase family protein: MFTALILAAALAQAVPAPVATPDPEQVESLDSEADALREAAEARRLEAEAASAEIALLQRRLAAAGEDVRARETEAEAAVRTLESLEAERQELGRRLAEDRSGLARVLAALQRIAMADPPALAVTPGDAAEAARAAGLLAALAPQLEARATAVRTRLAEIETLELRLSAQAETVGEAREALSQTRAEVDALIAQRRDAERRLRAEADDLSAQAARIAREAGSLRDLLADIRRFAAAEPRLAPLPEPGPQALPDPASAAQPIPAPRLRPDPVPIPSEPADREDADLGALLAEAESAVRSGAAGTLGGLVDARPLAGPIETLRLADARGALRPPVNGRLAIRAGQPGPDGVRRDGIWFETPPRATVTAPFDGVTVYAGPFQGFDGVVMINTPDGYTIVLGGLALIYATEGQSLLTGEPVGLMGERVNPVPMLYLEIRRSTDDAVDPEQWLRPEFRRG; the protein is encoded by the coding sequence ATGTTCACCGCCCTCATCCTTGCCGCCGCTTTGGCCCAGGCGGTGCCCGCCCCCGTGGCCACGCCCGATCCCGAACAGGTGGAGTCACTGGACAGCGAAGCTGACGCGCTGCGCGAAGCGGCCGAAGCGCGCCGGCTGGAGGCAGAAGCCGCGAGCGCCGAGATCGCCTTGTTGCAGCGCCGCCTTGCCGCCGCCGGTGAAGACGTGCGCGCCCGCGAGACCGAGGCCGAAGCTGCCGTGCGCACACTGGAATCGCTGGAAGCCGAGCGGCAGGAGCTGGGCCGGCGCCTGGCAGAGGACCGTAGCGGGCTGGCGCGCGTGCTGGCCGCGCTGCAGCGCATCGCCATGGCCGATCCGCCTGCGCTTGCCGTCACGCCGGGCGACGCGGCCGAAGCCGCGCGCGCAGCCGGGCTGCTGGCGGCGCTGGCCCCTCAGCTGGAAGCGCGCGCCACGGCGGTGCGCACGCGCCTAGCCGAGATTGAAACCCTGGAACTGCGCCTGTCCGCCCAGGCTGAAACCGTGGGCGAAGCGCGCGAGGCGTTGTCACAGACCCGTGCCGAGGTGGATGCGCTGATCGCCCAGCGCCGTGATGCCGAACGCCGCTTGCGGGCAGAAGCCGATGATCTGTCGGCGCAAGCAGCGCGCATCGCGCGTGAAGCCGGGTCACTGCGCGATCTGCTGGCGGACATCCGCCGCTTCGCCGCCGCCGAACCGCGCCTGGCACCGCTTCCCGAGCCGGGACCGCAGGCCCTGCCTGACCCGGCCAGCGCCGCGCAGCCGATACCCGCGCCGCGCCTGCGTCCGGACCCGGTGCCGATCCCGTCAGAGCCTGCAGACCGGGAAGACGCTGATCTGGGCGCACTGCTGGCGGAGGCTGAATCAGCCGTGCGCAGCGGGGCGGCGGGCACGCTTGGCGGTCTGGTCGACGCCCGCCCCCTGGCCGGGCCGATCGAGACCCTGAGGCTGGCCGACGCCCGGGGCGCCCTGCGGCCGCCCGTCAACGGACGCCTCGCCATCCGCGCCGGCCAGCCGGGACCCGACGGTGTGCGCCGGGATGGAATCTGGTTTGAGACCCCGCCACGCGCCACGGTCACGGCACCGTTTGACGGGGTCACCGTCTATGCCGGTCCGTTTCAGGGCTTTGACGGCGTCGTCATGATCAACACGCCTGACGGCTACACGATTGTGTTAGGCGGGCTTGCGTTGATCTATGCTACGGAGGGACAGTCGCTGCTGACTGGTGAGCCGGTCGGACTCATGGGCGAGCGTGTCAATCCGGTGCCGATGCTCTATCTTGAGATCCGCCGCAGCACAGACGACGCCGTGGACCCTGAACAATGGCTGCGGCCTGAATTTCGCAGGGGCTGA
- the rsfS gene encoding ribosome silencing factor encodes MGVRTLSTDLQHRAPDGPAALDANGPQALEALVIAALEDDKAEDIVAIDLDGKSSVADIVIIASGRSNRHVGAISDHLLRKLKDAGVDGVRAEGLKSADWVLIDAGDVIVHVFRPEVRVFYDLEKMWSAPPGGTA; translated from the coding sequence ATGGGAGTAAGGACTCTGTCCACTGACCTGCAACACCGCGCGCCGGACGGCCCCGCGGCCCTAGACGCGAACGGACCCCAAGCGCTTGAAGCGCTCGTCATCGCCGCCCTCGAGGACGACAAGGCCGAAGACATTGTCGCCATCGACCTCGACGGCAAATCCTCTGTCGCCGACATCGTGATCATCGCCTCGGGCCGGTCCAACCGGCATGTGGGCGCGATCTCCGACCACCTTCTGCGCAAGCTCAAGGACGCGGGTGTGGATGGCGTGCGGGCTGAAGGCCTGAAAAGCGCTGACTGGGTGCTGATCGACGCCGGCGATGTGATCGTCCACGTGTTCCGTCCCGAAGTGCGCGTCTTCTATGATCTGGAGAAGATGTGGTCAGCCCCGCCCGGCGGGACGGCCTGA
- the egtD gene encoding L-histidine N(alpha)-methyltransferase — translation MTSTQPLPGAPALAFFEDLRPPAGDFRADVLAGLAKPQKAIPAKYFYDAEGSRIFDRITQAPEYYPTRTELALLDAIGPELRALAGPGAVVLEPGAGSSVKVRKLIDALDAPSAYAGMDISGEHVKAACADIASDHPDMVIGAVCHDFTRPIDLSALPLPPGRRIVFFPGSTIGNFELIDARALLQTLAAWLRPGDALLIGADLRKDARVLEAAYDDAGGATADFNFNLVRRINTELGGTLDPEGLRYRAFWNPYRSRMEMYLQAVKDQHFTVAGRAFVLRESETIHTENSHKFTLDTFRDLARSAGLVPVHAWQGGDEPFSIHWLECPGEA, via the coding sequence ATGACCTCAACCCAGCCCCTCCCCGGCGCGCCTGCGCTCGCCTTCTTTGAAGATTTGCGTCCGCCCGCCGGCGATTTCCGCGCCGACGTACTGGCCGGTCTGGCCAAGCCGCAAAAGGCCATTCCGGCGAAATATTTCTACGATGCGGAAGGATCGCGGATTTTCGACCGGATCACGCAGGCACCGGAATACTATCCCACCCGCACCGAGCTGGCCTTGCTGGATGCCATCGGGCCGGAGCTGCGCGCCCTGGCGGGCCCCGGCGCAGTGGTGCTGGAGCCGGGGGCAGGCTCCAGTGTGAAAGTGCGCAAGCTCATCGATGCGCTGGACGCGCCTTCCGCCTATGCCGGCATGGATATTTCCGGCGAGCATGTGAAGGCGGCCTGCGCCGACATCGCCAGCGATCATCCCGATATGGTGATCGGGGCGGTTTGCCATGATTTCACCCGTCCCATCGATCTGTCCGCCCTGCCGCTGCCGCCGGGCCGCCGGATCGTATTCTTTCCCGGCTCCACCATCGGCAATTTCGAGCTGATTGATGCGCGCGCCCTGTTGCAGACACTGGCCGCCTGGCTGCGGCCCGGCGATGCACTGCTGATCGGTGCCGATCTGCGCAAGGACGCGCGGGTTCTGGAAGCCGCCTATGACGATGCGGGCGGTGCCACAGCGGATTTCAATTTCAATCTGGTCCGGCGCATCAATACCGAACTGGGCGGCACGCTGGACCCTGAGGGCCTGCGCTATCGCGCCTTCTGGAATCCGTACCGCTCACGCATGGAGATGTATCTGCAGGCAGTGAAGGATCAGCATTTCACAGTGGCGGGGCGCGCATTCGTGCTGCGCGAAAGCGAGACGATACACACCGAGAACTCCCACAAATTCACGCTGGACACCTTCCGCGACCTCGCCCGGTCAGCCGGTCTGGTGCCGGTCCACGCCTGGCAGGGGGGCGACGAGCCCTTCTCCATACACTGGCTCGAATGCCCGGGCGAAGCATGA
- a CDS encoding nicotinate-nicotinamide nucleotide adenylyltransferase, whose product MAALKSELLAPGMRVGLYGGTFDPPHDGHRHVASTALKRLQLDRVWWLVSPGNPFKDNPPAPLAERLDGVRALVPGPRHVVSALEARLPSHRTVDVIAFLQARHRGVRFVWIMGADGLAELHRWKAWREIVARTPLAVIARPGTGLAARFSPAARAPGQTQIPDRQAHTLVNRGAPGWTYLTERLHPHASRLMRG is encoded by the coding sequence ATGGCCGCGCTGAAAAGCGAGCTGCTCGCCCCCGGCATGAGGGTGGGTTTGTATGGCGGGACGTTCGATCCGCCTCATGACGGCCATCGGCATGTCGCCAGCACGGCGCTCAAACGCCTGCAGCTGGACCGGGTCTGGTGGCTGGTCAGTCCGGGCAATCCGTTCAAGGACAATCCACCCGCGCCCCTGGCAGAACGCTTGGATGGCGTGCGCGCGCTGGTGCCCGGACCGCGTCATGTCGTCAGTGCGCTGGAGGCGCGCCTGCCCAGCCATCGCACGGTGGATGTGATCGCCTTTCTGCAGGCGCGCCATCGCGGCGTGCGTTTCGTGTGGATCATGGGCGCGGACGGCCTGGCCGAGCTGCATCGCTGGAAGGCCTGGCGCGAGATTGTGGCGCGCACGCCGCTGGCGGTCATCGCCCGTCCCGGCACCGGCCTCGCCGCCCGCTTCAGTCCCGCCGCGCGGGCGCCCGGACAGACGCAAATCCCGGATCGCCAGGCGCACACCCTTGTGAACAGGGGCGCGCCCGGGTGGACATATCTGACCGAGCGTTTACATCCCCATGCGTCGCGCCTAATGCGCGGCTGA
- a CDS encoding glutamate-5-semialdehyde dehydrogenase: MTHLESFAALAANGRAARRALEAAGPDARSAALRASAAEIRARAKAILDVNAKETEAARERGQTGAFLDRLTLDPERLEAIAAGVEAVADLPDPVGSERRRWTRPNGLEIAEVSVPIGLIGVIFESRPNVTADAAALCVRAGNAVILRGGSETTGTSAALVDAMRAGLRTAGLPEDAVQTPPDSDRAWVTAMLSLDEGGCDLVIPRGGKSLVAHVRQHARVPVLSHLDGVCHVYVHADADPEKALRITLDSKMRRTGVCNAAETLLIDSACAPDLLPVIAGALAGAGCALRGDDAARKLVPGMKAATEEDWDTEYLDAILSVRVVDGMESALDHVAAHGSGHTDAIVTEDESAAARFLSQVDSAVALHNAATGFSDGAEFGYGGEIGIATGRLHARGPVGAAQLTTGKYIVRGTGQVRGSWPR, translated from the coding sequence TTGACCCATCTTGAGAGCTTTGCCGCCCTGGCCGCCAACGGACGCGCCGCCCGGCGCGCGCTGGAAGCCGCCGGTCCGGACGCCCGCAGCGCGGCCCTGCGGGCCAGCGCTGCGGAAATCCGTGCGCGCGCCAAAGCCATCCTGGACGTCAATGCCAAAGAGACCGAAGCCGCCCGTGAGCGTGGCCAGACCGGGGCCTTCCTGGATCGCCTGACCCTGGACCCCGAGCGCCTGGAGGCCATTGCCGCCGGTGTGGAGGCGGTGGCGGACCTGCCCGACCCGGTCGGCAGCGAGCGCCGCCGCTGGACCCGGCCCAACGGGCTGGAAATCGCCGAAGTCTCGGTTCCCATCGGCCTGATCGGCGTGATTTTCGAAAGCCGGCCCAATGTCACCGCCGACGCGGCAGCCCTTTGCGTGCGCGCCGGCAACGCCGTCATTCTGCGCGGCGGATCGGAGACCACGGGTACCAGCGCCGCGCTGGTGGACGCCATGCGTGCCGGGCTGCGCACTGCGGGCCTGCCCGAGGATGCGGTCCAGACCCCGCCCGATTCCGACCGCGCCTGGGTGACGGCGATGCTGAGCCTGGACGAGGGCGGGTGCGATCTGGTGATCCCGCGCGGGGGCAAAAGCCTGGTCGCTCATGTGCGCCAGCACGCGCGCGTTCCGGTGCTCAGCCATCTGGACGGGGTGTGCCATGTCTATGTCCACGCGGATGCCGATCCGGAGAAAGCGCTGCGCATTACGCTGGATTCCAAAATGCGGCGCACCGGCGTGTGCAACGCCGCCGAAACGCTGCTGATCGATTCTGCCTGCGCGCCGGACCTGTTGCCCGTCATCGCCGGAGCGCTGGCAGGCGCAGGGTGCGCGCTGCGCGGCGATGATGCTGCGCGCAAACTGGTCCCGGGCATGAAGGCGGCCACTGAAGAAGACTGGGACACCGAATATCTCGACGCGATTTTGTCCGTGCGCGTGGTCGACGGGATGGAAAGCGCACTCGACCATGTCGCCGCGCACGGGTCGGGCCATACCGACGCCATCGTCACCGAGGACGAAAGCGCCGCCGCGCGCTTCCTGAGCCAGGTGGATTCGGCCGTGGCGCTGCATAATGCCGCGACCGGGTTTTCCGACGGGGCCGAGTTCGGTTATGGCGGCGAGATCGGCATCGCGACGGGCCGGCTTCACGCACGCGGACCGGTGGGCGCGGCCCAGCTGACCACCGGCAAATACATCGTGCGCGGCACAGGTCAGGTGCGCGGATCATGGCCGCGCTGA
- the proB gene encoding glutamate 5-kinase yields the protein MDTMNAGERLASARRLVIKIGSAQMIDPQTGAPRADRFAALAADIADLRGRGQETVLVSSGAVALGRPRLGLGPRQRLSLEHKQAAAAAGQALLIQMWDQAFAFHGFPAAQALLSPADTEARPRWLNARNTIEALLSFGAVPVINENDTVATEKLRFGDNDKLAARTAQLCSAQLLVILSDVDGLYDRDPSEPGARHMPEIAAITPEIEALAGPPRPGAGTGGMASKISAARIAMSAGCAVVITSGAPARPLEALRDGARASWFAAHGSPETARRAWIQGALSPSGTLHLDAGACRAIIAGRSLLPAGVTRVEGVFRRGDTVRIADAEGRGFATGIAGYNGEEARRIAGLRSKAVEATLGYRRGAALVHAGDIVLDSEDAH from the coding sequence ATGGACACCATGAATGCTGGCGAGCGCCTCGCTTCCGCGCGCCGGTTGGTGATCAAAATCGGTTCGGCCCAGATGATCGATCCGCAGACCGGCGCGCCGCGCGCGGACCGGTTCGCCGCCCTCGCCGCCGACATCGCCGACTTGCGCGGGCGGGGTCAGGAAACCGTGCTGGTGTCATCGGGTGCTGTGGCGCTGGGGCGCCCGCGCCTCGGCCTCGGCCCGCGTCAACGGCTCAGCCTTGAGCACAAGCAGGCCGCCGCCGCCGCCGGTCAGGCCCTGCTGATCCAGATGTGGGACCAGGCCTTCGCCTTCCATGGCTTCCCCGCCGCCCAGGCGCTTCTGTCGCCGGCCGACACCGAGGCGCGCCCGCGCTGGCTCAATGCCCGCAACACGATCGAGGCTCTATTGAGCTTCGGCGCAGTCCCTGTGATCAACGAGAACGATACCGTCGCCACCGAGAAATTGCGATTTGGCGACAATGACAAGCTGGCCGCGCGCACCGCTCAGCTGTGCAGCGCCCAGCTTCTGGTCATTTTGTCGGATGTGGACGGGCTGTATGACCGCGATCCGTCCGAACCCGGTGCCCGGCACATGCCTGAGATCGCGGCCATCACGCCGGAGATCGAAGCGCTGGCCGGCCCGCCCCGCCCGGGTGCCGGAACAGGCGGCATGGCCAGCAAGATATCGGCCGCGCGCATCGCCATGTCGGCAGGCTGCGCTGTGGTGATCACATCGGGCGCTCCGGCCCGGCCGCTGGAAGCCCTGCGCGACGGCGCACGCGCCAGCTGGTTCGCCGCCCACGGCTCGCCCGAGACCGCCCGGCGCGCCTGGATCCAGGGTGCCCTGTCGCCCAGCGGCACGCTGCATCTGGACGCCGGTGCCTGCCGCGCCATCATTGCAGGGCGCAGCCTTCTGCCCGCCGGCGTGACCCGGGTGGAGGGCGTGTTCCGGCGCGGTGACACCGTGCGCATCGCCGATGCCGAAGGGCGCGGCTTCGCCACCGGGATCGCCGGATATAACGGCGAGGAGGCGCGGCGCATCGCCGGCCTGCGCTCCAAAGCCGTGGAAGCGACCCTGGGTTACCGCCGCGGGGCCGCGCTGGTGCATGCTGGCGATATCGTACTGGATAGTGAGGACGCCCATTGA